The Plasmodium coatneyi strain Hackeri chromosome 11, complete sequence DNA segment actttttGCCTTTGCATAATTCGGCATATTGAGGAAATGGGCTGAGGTACCTCTGCGGGGAAGGTCTTTGTGTGCACAGTAGAAAGTAGTAAAGAGGCCATTGGGTAGGATCACAAAATGGTAGTGCCACTACATGGTGGAGTCGGAACCCTTAACCAAATGCGCGCTTAATGCGAATGCCTGCAAGGTACCACTCTTTAAGGACCCCCCCTTCTCCATACAACACATGTCAACAGTCACATGGGGATTCACAAATATttgcgaaaataaaaataacgcaaaaattatttctccattttttcatctttaCAGTGTACcttaaataaaagaaaaaaaaataaaaacacacATCCAAtattatttccccttttaccctgccttttttttttttttttgcagcaCCCGAATATTGTGCCGGTTGTTCGGAATAGTCTTACTGAAGTGTTGTTGATCAAGGCAGAAGTGCTGCATgacaggggggaaaaattgccGCTTCTCTGTCGGGATGGTGGCATAATATAGCAGAACATGACAGCAAACTGTAGCAAATCGCTGTAGTACCACTGGTGTGCCTCCTCGGTAGCACCCCAACGTCACCATAACATTTCCGCGAgggttgtaaaaaattatgaacaaagAGTCAATTTTTTCCGTAACGTTCATACCACCTCCAGTGCGTGCGTTTATGGAGAACTCtccctccccccctgcaCATGTCCAAGGAACGTGACAAAGCGAAAATAAAGCGAAAAATAAACAGTCCCAATAGGTCACCTGCAAGGCTTAACATCGTATCATTCTAGGttaagggagaaaagaaCGGGAAAAAACTGAGGTTGCAAAATAAACAGGGTAGAACGAACGGAAGATAACACActgaagagagaaaaaaaaaaaaaaaaaagaggattGTGGAACATTCTCCAGGTGTTGCCATTGCCGCCCAAATCTGCAACATTTGTATCCCGTCAGGGGGTAGAATCTACCTGTGTGTATCCCCCGTGATAACAAGACCAAAGGAGAACAGCGCGCCAAAATGAATACCCACATGCGGGAGACCAATTTCACAAGTAGGCAAAGTGacgcaaagaaaaaggggaaggacaaaacaactgtacacataaagaacacatatatttcgCCATACGTCCTGTATAACAACAGAAAGGGAAACAACGAAAATGAGTTTGCAAAGCTGAACAACCTCCTAACGAATGAAAAGAACCGAGTGTTTATTAAACACAAATTGAACTATTTCAAAGATGGTATTcacgagaaaaaaattttaagatACGCCTTAATTAATGAGCTAAATTTAAAGTGCTTTGAGAATAGGGGGAATGCATGCGAACTGAATAGCATCACCACCATGATCCGCATGAACTCTGACTTTGGGAGTGATAAGGAGCAGGGCGTGGCTGCTCGAGAGAAAGCAGACTTGGTTGGCAATATAAAGGAGCTGACCATTATTCGGAGCGAGGACATAATTCGTGGTGGGGACATCATTCGCAGCGAGGAATTCATCAGCAGCAAGGATATGCTACACCGTGGGGGAGGCACTAACAATGAAAAGGCAAGTGGCAGCGCAGAAAAAAGCGGCGTGCTCTTTAAGACAGACCCAAATGACGAAAAGGAATGTGACTGCTTTGGTTATAGTAAGTACTACGGGGATAGTACGGATGTACCCAATTCGCTCTGTTGCCTTCCAACCGGCGGGACGTATTGTTCAGGGGGGGCCAGGGCTACCAATGAGTCCCTAGCAGAAGGTACCAACAAAGCTGACATGCATACTGAGAGTAGTAATCACCTGAACCGTTGCTGCGCTAAACGTAGTCACACGAATAACAGCACAAATGATGTAGTGTACAAATGTGAAGATTCAATTCCATTGGGAACAATTCTGAACTTTCACAACCTTGATAATAATAACACGAATATCCTAACCACGGTGATGCTGAGAAATATTCCCAAcaaatacacacaaaaaatgctCATGAATGTGATGAACGAACACTTTAAAGGActgtatgattttttttaccttccaattGATTTCCGCAATAAATGTAACGTTGGTTACGCCTTTATCAATTTTATACATCCCTATTATgctgaactgttcatacgattttttaataattacaAACTTAACGTTTTTAAAAGCAACAAAGTGTGCAGTGTTACTTGGGGAAGAGTACAAGGGCTGAAGGCTAACATTGAACATTACAGGAATTCTGCTATCATGACTATTCCCATCCCGCAGTATAAGCCTATGCTTTTTCAGAATGGGATTTCCGTCTCTTGGCCCGAGTCCGACGGGCCCTTACCCGCCATTAAACTCCGTTCGCAGAAGTACTGACCGACTGACTGTGTTGTCTGTGTGTGGTTATCCATGTGCCGCCCCTACGCAGAGATTGTCATTACTGTCTGCAAGTGGGTCCGTTTACCCTCCACCCCCGGGTTCGTTCTGCAAAAGGGTTTGCTACCCCAGTGGAAAATGTCAATCTTGTcgctaaaaaaatatgcctcTCGTGTGTCCATCTAgtatgttaattttttttttttttttcacctgaacggttcatgcagctagctattttttttttttttttcctatccgTGCTGAAATGCCTGCATGACAAACAGTTCACACAAGTTGGAGATTTCCTGCGTAAGTGCCGCAGCGCGCGAAAGTTGTGGACACCTCCAGGTGCGCACATCCGTCTGCAAATATGCAAACGagcatacatgtacatatgataCACGCACACACAGTTGCAAAGTTTCACCCGCTGTTGGAGGTGATTGCGATTTTATTTGATGAACacgttgttttttttctccccatttattccattttttttttttccctttgaatCAGCTCCCCTTTGCCACATTTGTACATGCTTACCCACCATGGCTGCATCATCCTTTAcctgaacaaattaaatgaTCTTTTCTGAATAACCCTTCTGTGCATGTTAAGGGTTGCTCCAGATGACCAGTCGATATGCAAACGGGGGACAGTAATTCCCCTCGCACCGCTCATCGGTGTGACGTTCCTCTTCCGTGGGGAGTCCCTCATTTGTGTTGTACGGCGACTGTGCACCGCGTCCATTTCTGCTCAAGAGGAACTGCGAAATTTTCTATGCATAATTAAGCTACcgctttaatttttccctcatTTAACTGGACCCCATggaaggttttttttttgtcattcgGTTTGCTACACGCTAAGAAGCACGCAATGTGTAACAACAAATCAGGATGGGTTGGACACACTACGGGGAAGTGAAGAGGGccccagaaaaaaaaaaaaaaaaaaaaaaaaaacatccaaAATGGTTGCAACAAGGGTGAAATACTACCACAAACGGGCGTGTTATGCGTAGCAGTGTAGTACCCAACTAGGTGACTCATGATCTGGAGAGAGAAACCACCTCCTAACGGAGGAAATTTGGTTTGACCCCCGCACTTCAcccaattgggaaaaaaaaaaaaaattcacaaatgATAAGATAAAAGCTGGAATGTTTTAAAGACCACCACTTTTTGTTGCTGAAAAAGAATTTGTGCATAATTTTGATGTAATGTGTTTACCTCCTGTGTGTTCGCTTGGGGCACTAGTCATTACGCAAGTGTATGCATGTACTTGTACACGTGGTTGTAggtatttccccccttgtcccGTTATGGCCCCACTGCCCAGCTGGGTCATCACCATACTTTTGCTGTTCTGCTTGCACAATAAAATAGGAACACTGAACTGCCAAAAGTGTGCAGATAATCACCAGTGCAAAAACGCCTGTTACCTTTTGGATGATAATAAACAGTTATGCTTGTGTAATGCTAATGAGAAGGGGGTGCATTGCACAGAGAAATGGAACATGTGCGAGAAGGACTGTAACATTAGCGGGATGGACGAATCATGCTCTATTGCCTTATGCAGACGGGGTTCGCTTTGCAGAGAGGCACACACACGTGGATTGGGGCGCACACGTAGATTGGCGCGCAGAATGGGGGTCACTCCGACCTGCGTTTGTTCATGAATGACTGTTCACCATTGCACGCACAAGGTCCATTTCGCCATTTTGCTTTGCCCCTTCCCAGGAAAGTGCATACCTATTGACAAGGCGCCCTATTACTCATGCGACTGCGGAGACTTATACACGGGGAAGAACTGCGAAATTGAAAACAATCCTTGCTCATCGGAAGAAACGAATCCTTGCCTGAACGGTACATGTCTTTTTATTGCTAAACTGAACAGAGTTATTTGCAAGTGCCACAATGGATGGACTCAAAAGGATAAACAAAGTTCGTCTATGCTTAactgggggaaggaaaagatcgAGGTGCCTCCCCCATGCGATGGTAAGTACAAGAATGTCCATGAAAAAAGACTCTTTCATGAAAGTATACTCATCCGCGTGTATATGCGCAGGTTGGCATTGCTTTTGTGTGCAGTGCAATTTCAcccttctcccctttttgaattTTGCAGCACAAATCACGAGGGGTCTCTCTAAGTACGTGGTTTACCACACGCCGGGTTAGCTTTCGCGCAACGCAGTGTTGCGCAGTTCTATATGTTATTGCACACTAATgctaactatatatatagtaccGATATGTATAGATAGCTGACCATAACTATAGATAAGTGTTGCTTACTTACTATTGATACAcacccttccccccccccccccctttaaaTTGCAGTGGCGTACGCCATGTGGTGGCTAATCTACGTGATCAGCGTCCTGGTGTTATTCCTCTGCTGCTGCAACGTGTGCTTCGACTTCGTGTCCAACTCTCTACTGAGTTATTTTACCGTATTCGgcgggaagaaaaaggactGACCAAGGGGCGAGCGGCGGACATGTAAACGGGTTATAGCAGGTATGAATTTACGCAGGTGTGCTTATGCTTATGCTTATGTTTATGAGTATGCACTTGTTCTTATGCGACTGTGCACATCCCAAACAAAagtgatattttttttttttagaccCCTTTGCGGCGTccacaaagaaaaaaaaaaaaaaaagacaaaatgcACCACATAAAGGGCAGAATAGGCTACATACTGCTGGGCAGCTTACCATATGAAGAAGTATACCCCCCTTTTGGTGGCAAACCCAACATTGGGTTTTTCTATGCCCACATAGTATACCTCAACGTGAACgcgcttcttcttctcgGCGTCCAGTACTtggttttccccctttagaATATCCATAATTTTGGCCCGTATGGATTTATGGCCACAAATGTAAAGCTCGCATTTTAGTTCATTAAAAAGTTGCAGGAacttttctctctttttgtatatttcGTCCTGCACATGATGGGAACTACCATCCGAATTTTTAATAGAGGAAAAGACATACTCCACATGGAAGTTATTCGGGTACATCTTCTGAAAACGTTCCAGCTCTTCAATGTATAGAATAGAGTCTTCATTGTACACTCCGTAGTACAGGTAGATTTGCCCATTATATGTTTTCTCTCGTGATTGGCTACCTGGTTCGTAtccccatattttttttagaaacGATATGTAAGGAGAGATACCCGTTCCCGTTgcaataaaaattaaatttgtgCTGTCTTCGAGCACATTatctggaagaagaaaggatcCATGTGCTCCCGTTAAATATATGTTATCGTTTTTCTTTAACTCTTTTATGTAACCTGAGCAGTATCCATACTTCCGTTCCATGtgtccattttcttcttcctcatagGTATGAATTCTAATGGCAAAGGAGAGATTTTCCGAGTTGCTAGACGATATGGAATAGAGCCTTGAGcatattttccctccttttttccccccgtcTTGGGGGTTATTTTTATTGTCTGTTTGGACCAACTCCTCATAGTAAGGAATCACCCCGCATGAGTGCCCCTCCAAATATTTGAACATCCCCCCATGGTCTATTTCTATATTGTACACTTCATGTAGCGCATTTTTCCGTACGAGATTTACCTTGTCTACTACTTTACACTTTAGTGGGTTCTTAATGGTGTATACATTTGTGTAGCTATTCTTTTCAGCGTTGTTGTACTGTCGTAGGTGgtgtttcctctttttgcgTAAAGTAGGGGCGCTGTTTTTTACGAAGAAGgatttttcaatttcgtaattttttttttcccacaatGGGCACGTGTTAACCTTGTGTAGCGTCACCCCCCCGCCGAAGGTCGCTGGCAGGAGTAACAGTGCCAGGGACAGTTTCATTTAGGGGgatactttttcttctaatatcgTCGTTTGAAGTGCGGTGTTGCGATGCGGTGTGCCCCTTGGGCATTCACAACTTTATGCAtcgccccccctttttactcCTCGGTTTAAATTTCTACCCTGCCTGTTTAACCCCTCTTCACTATATATATCGTGTGAAAGGTAAACATGTATGGGTAAAATATGAAGGGTTAGACGCCGCTCAAACTATTGCTCATGAGAGATTGTCTCACGGGGGTGCATATTCCACGGGGGTGCATATTCCACGGGGAGAGACACTCACTGcggatgaaaaaatttgataGAGGTGTCTGCGTCATGCAGGAAGTAGTAGCCCCTTTCTCATCAAGGTTGCATCCTCAAAAATGGTTTACCCCTCATTACGTGGTGGTAAAAATGACGTTGTTAGGGcagtgtacaaaaaaaggatgtgACAACAGATCGGTGTTACGGTTATTCTTTGTTTtgcaaaagagaaaggagaGGGGGACTACCATCCCTTCTTCTACTAGCGTACATAACTCAACgtagtgtgtgtgtgtcgtatttttccaaaaatggtTTGCACTAATGGAATGTACTCAGTTGTTTTTctcttattattttatttttttttcaaatgcttCACCCATTGTTCTCTCCTCCCCCCATGGGCGTATTcgctgtattttttttagttcctctataaggcaaaaaaaaaaaaaaaaattcaccaaaTCGAACTTATAGGATTTACGTTGCCGTGGGTGAAATACCACACGTTTCGCTGTCGTTTTTATCTACCGCCTGCAGTTGGGAGGCACATTGCATATAAATGTTCTCATGTGCGTGTAGAAGTACacttatatgtgcacatgtatatatgcaaatatgCGTACCACTTTTTTCCCGCGCGGCACAAAAAAGGCAGATAAATGagtattttatttatgtagtTAATgtagatgtttttttttccatccctcTACAATGTGCAGGATGATAACCCGTGGTCAATCATAAGCGCGAACCGCTGGCTCTATACTTTCGCGCGAGGACGTATACCGTAAGGTGCGGTTTGCATGTATACCTTTGCggggttttaaaaaaaaaaaaaggcacgtGGTGTACCACATGCTGTGGTTGGGGGgatttggcaaaaaaaaaaaaaaaaataaataaataaaaataatgttataAAACGGCAAGCCAATATAGTAATGTAGCAATGTAGTTATGTTGGTAATGCAGCAGATAGCAGTGTAGTAATACGACGCAGCAGTTAAAATGTACGTGCTTCGCCAAAAACAATAAGCAACCAGTTTACCATTAGGAAGAGCAAAAGAAATGtcagagaaggaaaggaatggtaAAGAAGCCACCAAGTGAGAGttcaaaagaagaaaaaaaaaaaaaaaaaaaaaaacagcggaATAATCATCTGAGGCGAATTACGCGAACTGCCTCTAAACAGAGCGGAAGGGAAAGCATATTTAACACTTCAGGATTTATGCCAGCCCGGTAGGTGAACCGCATTTGTGCTTCATTTCTGGGCCCAGCGTAGTGAAGTGAACTAACCTGATTTGAGGTGAAgcgtttgtttgtttgtttgtttttttcttttttctcttcaaaaTACAGCATTGTAAAAGGGGTACGTAGAAAAATGCCGCACGTTTTACCGCAGTAACCCATCCTCAGGAAAACGGTCGTATGTTCATTTAAGTAGAAAATTGAAAGGTACGACCTGAGGGGGGGATTTCCCGTCagtatactttttttccaaagaggAGAAAACTGAAGCTACGTGagtatagaaggaaggggaagaacacgTTGCCCTGGGGATTGCTAAATTGGGAAGCCTCCTCCAAGCACCAACGCTAAAATGAGAACAACGTCTCTACGGCTGAGTGAGCAAGTTAGCCCATAGAAGGAGCCCCCCTTTGTGCACACATGAAGACCAAACGTGGACGTATTATGCAAATAAACGTACGAATACGCCTGTAGTATTTATAtcgatatatattttaacgTATAGACACCTTACTGGTGTAGAAGTCCTTGGACAGGACCCTTGCGAGACCGCACAGTCAGTAAGATCGCCAAACGATAACCCCCTCTTTTGTCCAAGCGCCAAAGGAACAATGATGATGAGCagcaaagaagaagagaaaaagtaCCAAAATATTATTACGGAAAAATTAAGGGAACTGCTAGGTGAATATGAAGTGGACATATTAACGGAATACGTTTGGCACATGGCTGGCAATGCCAAAAGTAGCCGAGAGTTTATATGCAATGAGTTGAAGGATTTCCTGGGAGACCACGTAATTTTGCACAACCAACGTGTTTGGAGgcccatttgggggggtgCCCCCACTGTGGGGATGAACTATATCTTGCAGAAGCGGCGTTGCCGTGTCTTCATATAGGGCTCTTCCCCTGTTTACTTTAATATGTGGGTCATACTGAAGCATATCAGAATGACCTCCATTTTGTATTCTCCCCCCGcatcattcattttttttttttttttctttttcttccctactACGTAGACCAACGTGTTTGTCGACTGGCTAATGAAGCTCATGGGCGATATTAAAAAACCACTAAAGAGTGATAGCCCCTCGAAGAATGAAAAGTCGTATAAATCGGAGAGTGGGAAGGATAGGCATCACGGCGGGGCTTCTCGATCCAACAGGAGCAGGGGTAAGTCTCATTTATTAATTTGCCTAAATGGGGGTGCCCCCCCATCCCCCCATTGGTGTACATGCCATATGGATAGTTCGTATGTGCGCCTACTTCTGATCCTTCTACAAAATGTTTACCTTTCGTTCGCATCCCCTTTGTAGAATCCAAATCAAGACATTCCGCCACTCAAGGAAGGAGAACGAAGGTTTGTGACACGTCCTTGTCCACGCCTTCCATTTGGGCGGCTGCGATGTGGAAAAATGGGActgcatatttttaaggataggaaaaaaaaaaaaaaaaaaaaaaaaaatatttcaaaattGGCATGCTGTTGTGTCCTGCCTCTGTTCTGCACGCGTCTTATTTTCGAAACATGTTGCCCACTCCTGCTCTTCACAGGACCACCAAAGGGATTACGACTCCAGCAGAAGAGACACGTCCATTACAAGAAGGCGGTCCAGAAGTTATAGAAGCAGAAGCAGCAGGTACTCATTGAACGATGCAGATTCGTTCAACagaaggagaaacaaaaaaagacaaagagGAGGAATAGGCACAAGA contains these protein-coding regions:
- a CDS encoding RNA-binding protein mei2-like protein, producing the protein MNTHMRETNFTSRQSDAKKKGKDKTTVHIKNTYISPYVLYNNRKGNNENEFAKLNNLLTNEKNRVFIKHKLNYFKDGIHEKKILRYALINELNLKCFENRGNACELNSITTMIRMNSDFGSDKEQGVAAREKADLVGNIKELTIIRSEDIIRGGDIIRSEEFISSKDMLHRGGGTNNEKASGSAEKSGVLFKTDPNDEKECDCFGYSKYYGDSTDVPNSLCCLPTGGTYCSGGARATNESLAEGTNKADMHTESSNHLNRCCAKRSHTNNSTNDVVYKCEDSIPLGTILNFHNLDNNNTNILTTVMLRNIPNKYTQKMLMNVMNEHFKGLYDFFYLPIDFRNKCNVGYAFINFIHPYYAELFIRFFNNYKLNVFKSNKVCSVTWGRVQGLKANIEHYRNSAIMTIPIPQYKPMLFQNGISVSWPESDGPLPAIKLRSQKY
- a CDS encoding Ferredoxin--NADP reductase, whose amino-acid sequence is MKLSLALLLLPATFGGGVTLHKVNTCPLWEKKNYEIEKSFFVKNSAPTLRKKRKHHLRQYNNAEKNSYTNVYTIKNPLKCKVVDKVNLVRKNALHEVYNIEIDHGGMFKYLEGHSCGVIPYYEELVQTDNKNNPQDGGKKGGKICSRLYSISSSNSENLSFAIRIHTYEEEENGHMERKYGYCSGYIKELKKNDNIYLTGAHGSFLLPDNVLEDSTNLIFIATGTGISPYISFLKKIWGYEPGSQSREKTYNGQIYLYYGVYNEDSILYIEELERFQKMYPNNFHVEYVFSSIKNSDGSSHHVQDEIYKKREKFLQLFNELKCELYICGHKSIRAKIMDILKGENQVLDAEKKKRVHVEVYYVGIEKPNVGFATKRGVYFFIW